Proteins from a genomic interval of Nautilia sp. PV-1:
- a CDS encoding cell division ATP-binding protein FtsE, with product MGVLVEAKNLYVGYKGEPIIKNANFKIYTKDFVFLTGVSGSGKTTIIKSLYGEVPVFNGSLNVGGIELNNIKKSKLSYLRKYLGVVFQDYKLIPEWTILKNVMLPMLIAGIDKKTAEEEAIKLLNKVKLSHKLDKYPAELSGGEQQRAAIARAIIHDPVMILADEPISGLDEYSANLVMELFIMANREKDITIMIASHSLPQTFDINYRQIHLEKGTLYELS from the coding sequence ATGGGTGTACTGGTAGAAGCTAAAAATTTATATGTTGGTTATAAAGGCGAGCCGATAATAAAAAACGCAAATTTTAAAATATATACCAAGGATTTCGTTTTTTTAACGGGTGTCAGCGGAAGCGGAAAAACTACTATAATCAAATCCCTATACGGAGAAGTTCCTGTTTTTAACGGTTCTTTAAACGTTGGCGGAATAGAGCTTAACAATATTAAAAAATCGAAACTTTCATATCTTAGAAAATATCTGGGAGTGGTGTTTCAGGATTATAAGCTTATACCGGAATGGACGATTCTAAAAAACGTTATGCTTCCTATGCTGATAGCCGGAATAGATAAAAAAACGGCCGAAGAAGAGGCTATTAAACTTTTAAATAAAGTAAAGCTTTCGCATAAACTGGATAAATATCCGGCTGAACTGAGCGGAGGCGAGCAGCAAAGGGCTGCGATTGCAAGAGCTATAATACACGATCCTGTTATGATTTTGGCGGATGAGCCTATTTCCGGGCTTGATGAATATTCGGCGAATCTTGTAATGGAGCTGTTTATAATGGCAAACAGGGAAAAAGACATAACTATTATGATAGCTTCGCATTCGCTTCCTCAGACATTTGATATTAACTACAGACAAATACACCTTGAAAAAGGAACTCTTTATGAACTCTCTTAA
- a CDS encoding FtsX-like permease family protein — protein MNSLKSHFALILALVSILLSIFLFRLFNDILHQYQQNILNNYSIVVVSDKEITHLDIKDIGKIEKIDISRQLNYMKRKFKNINLDEIKMPYFYRLKLKTLPSPKKLSDIEDTLKSYPYIKRVLTYRSSQTKIYNLLMLLKITSNVFMVIIAVLGFLLIIKQLEVWRLEHNERMYIMELFGAPFWFRGAALFKIAFIDSIIALIFTVAIIFYMENSIYFQAVMRDLNITSGLDLQKEILILLIVSLSISFISSIVVVIGRKK, from the coding sequence ATGAACTCTCTTAAAAGCCATTTTGCCCTTATCCTGGCACTTGTGTCTATACTTTTAAGTATATTTTTATTTAGACTGTTTAATGATATACTTCATCAGTACCAGCAGAATATTTTAAACAATTATTCAATTGTTGTAGTAAGCGACAAAGAAATAACCCATCTGGATATAAAAGATATAGGAAAAATTGAAAAAATAGATATATCCAGGCAGCTCAATTATATGAAAAGGAAGTTTAAAAACATTAATCTTGATGAAATTAAAATGCCTTATTTTTACAGACTTAAATTAAAAACACTTCCTTCTCCTAAAAAACTCAGCGATATAGAAGATACGCTTAAAAGCTATCCTTATATTAAAAGAGTTTTGACATACCGTTCTTCACAGACGAAAATTTACAATTTGTTAATGCTTTTGAAAATAACAAGTAACGTGTTTATGGTTATTATAGCAGTGCTCGGATTTTTACTGATTATCAAGCAGCTTGAAGTATGGCGTCTTGAACATAATGAAAGAATGTATATTATGGAGCTTTTCGGTGCGCCTTTCTGGTTCAGAGGGGCAGCGCTTTTCAAAATTGCTTTTATTGATTCTATAATTGCTTTAATTTTTACTGTCGCTATAATTTTTTATATGGAAAATTCAATTTATTTTCAAGCGGTTATGAGAGATTTAAATATTACATCCGGGCTTGATTTACAAAAAGAAATTTTAATACTTTTAATTGTCAGTCTTTCTATTTCGTTTATTTCATCGATAGTAGTAGTAATCGGAAGGAAAAAATGA